The Streptococcus sp. S5 genome contains a region encoding:
- a CDS encoding EsaB/YukD family protein: protein MDQHINVTFRMNGASHDLRIPTRMEVRRLIRELDQIFGSAMEPRSKYQLRVVNKGILLDEGKVVQEYPITSGDLIEIEEW from the coding sequence ATGGACCAACATATCAATGTCACCTTCCGTATGAATGGTGCAAGCCATGACCTCCGAATCCCAACACGGATGGAGGTGCGACGCTTGATTCGGGAATTGGATCAGATCTTTGGGTCTGCCATGGAACCTAGAAGCAAGTATCAGTTGCGCGTGGTAAATAAGGGCATCTTGCTAGATGAAGGCAAGGTGGTACAAGAGTATCCGATCACGAGTGGTGATCTGATCGAGATTGAGGAGTGGTAA
- the essA gene encoding type VII secretion protein EssA, producing MKKMMYLLFVLSLLPAVVVSADDFIDNRLQVNNSRLETEQEKTLGGQLDATESLFNEKDQKKLADEKRKQEKQLTDSDGQLFSAIKGKKKTGPEADLFQPENQKLSKFESNVEDNSASLSDFIPALQMLAWSALLFGIAGYISYRIYRKEA from the coding sequence ATGAAAAAAATGATGTATCTTCTCTTTGTCTTAAGTCTCTTGCCAGCGGTTGTTGTTTCTGCAGATGATTTTATTGATAATCGTCTGCAGGTCAACAACTCACGTCTTGAGACAGAGCAGGAAAAGACACTTGGGGGCCAATTGGATGCGACTGAGTCTCTTTTCAATGAGAAGGATCAGAAAAAATTAGCAGATGAAAAACGCAAGCAAGAGAAACAATTGACCGATTCAGACGGCCAGTTGTTTTCTGCTATAAAGGGAAAGAAAAAAACGGGGCCTGAAGCGGACCTGTTCCAGCCTGAAAATCAAAAATTATCTAAATTCGAGTCCAATGTGGAGGACAATTCGGCCAGCTTGTCGGATTTTATTCCAGCCTTGCAAATGCTGGCTTGGAGTGCCCTTCTCTTTGGGATTGCTGGCTATATTTCCTATCGAATCTATAGAAAAGAGGCCTAG